The Elephas maximus indicus isolate mEleMax1 chromosome 19, mEleMax1 primary haplotype, whole genome shotgun sequence genome contains a region encoding:
- the LOC126062579 gene encoding olfactory receptor 2T33-like has translation MVNANGTTGINFILLGLFNHTQIHLFLFAMVLMIFITSLMGNTLMIILIHVDPQLHMSMYFLLSQLSFMDMMLVSTIVPKMTADYLMDTRSISPTGCGVQIFLLLTLGGSEFFLLTAMSYDRYVAICHPLRYPILMSQKLCLLMTSGSSLLGGIDGLMQAGATLSVPYCHSREINHFFCEAPSLVRLACADTTIFEFFMYVCCILMLLIPLSLILASYSLILAAVLCMQSAGAQKKAFKTCSSHLVVVGLFYGTIMFIYMRPKSNSSEDHDKVVSAFCTIFTPVLNPLIYSVRNKEVKGALRRWLEKHFM, from the coding sequence ATGGTCAATGCCAACGGCACCACAGGAATAAACTTCATTCTTCTAGGGCTCTTTAACCACACACAGATCCATCTATTCCTGTTTGCCATGGTGCTTATGATCTTCATCACCTCACTGATGGGCAACACCCTTATGATAATTCTCATTCATGTGGACCCTCAACTCCACATGTCCATGTACTTCCTGCTTAGCCAGCTTTCTTTCATGGACATGATGCTGGTCTCCACCATCGTTCCCAAAATGACAGCCGACTACCTGATGGACACTAGGTCTATCTCTCCCACTGGCTGTGGAGTCCAGATCTTCCTTCTTCTCACTCTGGGAGGGAGTGAATTCTTCCTCTTAACGgccatgtcctatgaccgctatgtggccatatgTCACCCACTGCGCTACCCCATTCTCATGAGTCAGAAGCTCTGTTTACTCATGACATCAGGTTCCTCGCTCCTGGGAGGGATCGATGGGCTGATGCAGGCTGGTGCCACCTTGAGCGTCCCTTACTGTCACTCACGGGaaatcaatcactttttttgTGAAGCACCATCACTGGTACGCCTTGCCTGTGCTGACACCACAATTTTTGAGTTTTTCATGTATGTCTGCTGCATTCTGATGCTCTTGATCCCTTTGTCTCTCATTTTGGCCTCATACAGCCTTATCCTGGCTGCAGTGCTCTGCATGCAGTCAGCTGGAGCGCAGAAAAAAGCCTTTAAGACCTGCTCCTCTCACCTGGTGGTTGTGGGACTCTTCTATGGCACCATCATGTTCATCTACATGAGGCCCAAATCTAACAGTTCAGAGGACCATGATAAGGTGGTCTCAGCTTTTTGTACCATCTTCACACCTGTCTTGAACCCCCTTATATACAGTGTGAGAAACAAAGAAGTCAAGGGGGCCTTGAGGAGGTGGCTGGAAAAACATTTTATGTGA